A stretch of the Marivirga tractuosa DSM 4126 genome encodes the following:
- a CDS encoding N-formylglutamate amidohydrolase, producing the protein MTKYIFSCEHGGYEIPEPYQSYFTGQTAVLQSHRGWDKGALEIAKYISQRASSKLISNSVSRLLIEYNRTLGHEVLFSEFSKNMPHDMLKNLVEEYYLPYRKQIERKIEQHLHHNHQVIHLSFHSFTPILNGETRKTEIGILFDPENKLEQEYAEVWKASIDEKMDSWRVKFNYPYKGTDDGLTTYFRGKYKENYAGLELEVNTKLMDLYPMHQISNWVFPPISYRKKNNYEI; encoded by the coding sequence ATGACTAAGTATATTTTCAGTTGTGAGCACGGAGGTTATGAAATTCCCGAGCCATATCAATCCTATTTTACAGGACAAACGGCTGTATTGCAAAGCCACCGTGGTTGGGATAAAGGTGCTTTGGAAATTGCGAAATATATTAGCCAAAGGGCAAGTAGCAAATTGATTTCGAATTCAGTTAGCCGATTATTGATTGAATACAACCGCACTTTGGGACATGAGGTTTTATTCTCTGAATTTTCTAAAAATATGCCCCATGATATGCTTAAAAACCTAGTGGAAGAGTATTATTTACCATACAGAAAGCAAATTGAAAGAAAAATAGAACAGCATTTACATCATAACCATCAAGTTATTCATCTCTCCTTCCATAGTTTTACGCCCATTTTAAATGGCGAAACCAGAAAGACAGAAATCGGAATTCTTTTTGATCCAGAAAATAAGCTAGAGCAAGAATATGCTGAAGTCTGGAAAGCTAGTATAGATGAAAAAATGGATAGCTGGCGAGTGAAATTCAATTATCCCTACAAAGGCACCGATGATGGATTAACGACTTATTTCAGAGGAAAATACAAAGAAAATTATGCTGGATTGGAATTGGAAGTCAATACCAAATTAATGGACTTGTATCCGATGCACCAAATAAGTAA
- a CDS encoding carboxylate-amine ligase — protein sequence MEAIKPTKTYSLFECIGIELEYMIVNRKTLMPAPISDQLILRKIGEITDELVNGNISWSNELVLHVLELKTTNPMPGVEGLSHDFHQNILEINKILEPLDAQLMPTAMHPLFNPIKDVKLWPHERNEIYSRYNQIFDCKGHGWGNLQSMHINLPFANDEEFYLLHEAIRHIMPLIPALTASSPIFDGQKSEILDNRLAFYEQNQKKIPSIAGKVIPESVANKAEYEKVIFKRIFEDIAPYDKDKSLQHEWLNSRGAIARFDRNAIEIRIIDLQECPAADLAIAEFVVQALKFIIPHIKDHNPIDEYELYGIYRLALEKGGKSMISNEEYLRIFDMDKEGKVSIENVWKNILKHVYLADDKKAIIEYILDNRNLSQRILGNLKGKEWSDENIKKEYAVLVDCLKENKLYELR from the coding sequence ATGGAAGCAATAAAACCGACCAAAACCTATTCCCTTTTTGAATGTATCGGCATTGAACTGGAATACATGATTGTAAACCGTAAAACTTTGATGCCTGCGCCTATCTCTGATCAATTAATTTTAAGAAAGATAGGTGAAATTACCGATGAGCTAGTAAATGGAAATATCAGCTGGTCCAATGAATTGGTACTGCACGTATTGGAATTGAAAACCACTAATCCGATGCCCGGAGTTGAAGGATTATCTCATGATTTTCACCAAAATATTTTGGAGATCAATAAGATTTTGGAACCATTGGATGCACAGCTAATGCCGACTGCTATGCATCCATTATTTAATCCAATTAAGGATGTAAAATTATGGCCGCATGAGCGGAATGAAATTTACAGCAGATACAATCAAATTTTCGACTGTAAAGGGCACGGCTGGGGAAATTTGCAGAGTATGCATATCAACTTACCTTTTGCCAATGATGAAGAATTCTATTTACTGCATGAAGCCATTAGACACATCATGCCCTTAATTCCTGCTTTAACTGCCTCCTCTCCCATTTTTGACGGACAGAAATCAGAAATATTGGATAACAGATTGGCTTTTTATGAGCAAAACCAAAAGAAGATTCCTTCCATTGCCGGAAAAGTAATTCCAGAATCAGTTGCCAATAAAGCAGAGTACGAAAAAGTAATTTTCAAGAGAATATTTGAAGACATAGCACCTTATGATAAAGACAAAAGCTTGCAGCATGAGTGGTTGAATTCAAGAGGGGCGATTGCCCGCTTTGATAGGAATGCCATTGAAATCAGAATTATTGATTTGCAGGAATGTCCTGCGGCAGATCTTGCCATTGCAGAATTTGTTGTGCAAGCACTGAAATTTATTATTCCACATATTAAAGATCATAATCCTATTGATGAATATGAGCTTTATGGAATTTACAGATTGGCTCTGGAAAAAGGCGGGAAAAGCATGATTTCTAATGAAGAATATCTTCGAATTTTTGATATGGACAAAGAAGGAAAAGTAAGCATAGAAAATGTATGGAAAAATATTTTAAAGCATGTTTATTTAGCAGATGATAAAAAAGCCATCATTGAATACATTCTTGATAATAGGAATTTATCGCAACGTATTTTAGGCAACCTTAAAGGAAAAGAGTGGTCTGATGAGAATATCAAAAAGGAATATGCGGTTTTGGTGGATTGCCTAAAAGAAAACAAGCTTTATGAGCTCAGATAA